One segment of Carya illinoinensis cultivar Pawnee chromosome 13, C.illinoinensisPawnee_v1, whole genome shotgun sequence DNA contains the following:
- the LOC122292593 gene encoding uclacyanin-3-like, with protein sequence MAMTIFTLLILVLAAPAVVYGAQHVVGGSAGWSQTTDYSTWLAGETFTVGDTLVFNYDSTHKVDEVRQSDYTNCNSGNAIASHQGGSTTINLSSPGYKYFICPTSGHCALGMKLAVNVVAASTTPSPPPGSTTPSDSTPPSTTVSPPPPPSGATIISYTMNNMMFVSLLVSATMFAFMG encoded by the exons ATGGCCATGACAATTTTTACTCTCCTCATTCTCGTGCTGGCCGCACCGGCGGTGGTCTACGGAGCACAGCACGTAGTTGGTGGCAGCGCTGGTTGGAGTCAGACAACCGATTACAGCACCTGGCTAGCCGGTGAAACATTTACAGTTGGTGACACTCTTG TGTTCAACTACGACAGCACCCACAAAGTGGATGAAGTACGTCAAAGTGACTACACAAACTGCAACTCTGGCAATGCCATTGCATCCCACCAAGGCGGAAGCACAACAATCAACCTATCCTCGCCAGGCTACAAGTACTTCATATGCCCCACAAGCGGTCACTGCGCTTTGGGCATGAAGCTAGCAGTCAATGTGGTGGCAGCTAGCACCACCCCATCACCTCCCCCCGGCTCAACTACTCCCTCAGACAGCACTCCGCCCTCCACCACCGtttcacctcctcctcctcctagtGGAGCCACCATTATTTCTTATACCATGAACAATATGATGTTTGTGTCTTTGCTCGTGTCGGCAACCATGTTTGCATTCAtgggctag
- the LOC122291452 gene encoding flavanone 3-dioxygenase 3-like produces the protein MEGATSFTSAMTLTQLGVPHVPQRYILPSSQRPNPDHIKNPSTNLPTIDLSSLQHLSLRSETMDEIRIASKEIGFFQVINHGIPPSVMKDALDAATEFFNLPLEEKMLHASDNVHEPVRYGTSLNHDRDEIHFWRDFIKHYSHPISNWIHLWPSNPPSYREKMGHYAEAVQVLQKQLMEVVLESLGLNPNYLQDDVENGSQVLAVNCYPACPQPKLTLGMPPHSDYGSLTILLQSCPGLQVMDHNKNWFSVPAVEEGLIVQFGDQLEVMSNGQYKSVIHRATVSSEKKRFSIASLHSFAMDQKKGPAEKLVDLEHPAFYKEFSFKDFLDYFSNNDVINGQRFIDTLKKNPMKQ, from the exons ATGGAAGGTGCTACTTCATTTACAAGTGCAATGACCCTTACCCAATTGGGGGTACCTCATGTTCCTCAACGCTATATTCTTCCTTCCTCACAACGCCCAAACCCCGACCATATTAAGAACCCCTCTACCAACCTTCCTACTATAGACCTTTCGTCTTTACAGCATCTTTCTCTTCGATCTGAAACGATGGATGAGATTCGGATTGCTAGTAAGGAGATAGGGTTCTTTcag GTGATTAATCATGGAATTCCCCCATCAGTCATGAAAGATGCCCTAGATGCTGCAACCGAGTTCTTTAACTTGCCCCTTGAGGAGAAAATGCTTCATGCATCAGATAATGTTCACGAGCCAGTTAGGTATGGGACAAGTTTAAATCATGATAGGGATGAAATTCACTTTTGGAGGGACTTCATCAAACATTACTCCCATCCAATTTCCAATTGGATCCATCTATGGCCATCGAACCCTCCAAGCTACAG GGAAAAGATGGGCCACTATGCGGAAGCTGTTCAAGTGCTACAAAAGCAACTCATGGAAGTTGTCCTAGAAAGCTTAGGGCTAAATCCTAATTACTTACAAGACGATGTTGAGAATGGCTCACAAGTCCTTGCTGTGAACTGCTACCCAGCATGTCCTCAACCAAAGCTCACGTTAGGCATGCCACCTCACTCAGACTATGGCTCCCTAACCATTTTACTTCAAAGCTGTCCAGGCCTTCAAGTCATGGACCACAACAAGAACTGGTTCTCAGTTCCTGCTGTTGAAGAAGGTCTTATAGTACAGTTTGGAGACCAACTGGAAGTAATGAGCAACGGTCAATACAAGAGTGTCATTCATCGGGCAACTGTTAGTTCGGAGAAAAAGCGGTTTTCAATAGCAAGTCTTCACAGTTTTGCTATGGACCAAAAAAAGGGGCCGGCAGAGAAACTTGTGGACTTAGAGCATCCAGCGTTTTATAAGGAATTCAGCTTCAAAGATTTTCTAGACTACTTCTCAAACAATGATGTCATTAATGGTCAAAGGTTTATAGATACATTGAAGAAGAATCCCATGAAACAGTGA